From Aedes albopictus strain Foshan chromosome 1, AalbF5, whole genome shotgun sequence, one genomic window encodes:
- the LOC115256564 gene encoding uncharacterized protein LOC115256564, with amino-acid sequence MDKKPRSQVIAEFWERMDETIGIVPVNVKNVVNVLELAATSWLGDFTDDDVSALEALVCWKGGELWTQGGKDAYYEGGVLEMGEDFRSFEFSNVEKKWLVAVAGAVKRYGHDYFTVVCINQNYEFSHW; translated from the exons ATGGACAAAAAGCCCAGATCACAAGTTATT GCGGAATTCTGGGAACGGATGGATGAGACGATTGGCATTGTACCTGTGAATGTGAAAAACGTCGTCAATGTCCTTGAACTCGCGGCTACCAGTTGGCTCGGCGACTTCACCGATGATGATGTTTCGGCCCTCGAAGCCTTGGTATGCTGGAAAGGCGGCGAGCTCTGGACGCAAGGCGGTAAAGATGCTTACTACGAAGGGGGTGTTTTGGAAATGGGTGAGGATTTCCGTTCGTTTGAATTTTCGAATGTGGAGAAAAAGTGGCTCGTAGCGGTAGCTGGCGCTGTAAAGCGGTACGGTCATGATTACTTCACGGTGGTATGTATAAACCAAAATTACGAGTTCAGCCATTGGTAA
- the LOC115256631 gene encoding uncharacterized protein LOC115256631 — protein MYKLPRSQVIAEFWERMDETIGIVPVNVKNVVNVLELAATSWFGDFTICDVTALEASVCWKGGELWAKGARDGYYKAGYKEAYFDKSEDLRPFKFSIVEEKCLVAVAGAVKWYGHHYFTKRDVYG, from the exons ATGTACAAATTGCCCAGATCACAAGTTATT GCGGAATTCTGGGAACGGATGGATGAGACGATTGGCATTGTACCTGTGAATGTGAAAAACGTCGTCAATGTCCTTGAACTCGCGGCTACCAGTTGGTTCGGTGACTTCACCATTTGTGATGTTACGGCCCTCGAGGCCTCGGTATGCTGGAAAGGCGGCGAGCTCTGGGCGAAAGGCGCTAGAGATGGTTACTACAAAGCAGGCTACAAAGAGGCTTATTTTGATAAGAGTGAGGATCTCCGTCCGTTTAAATTTTCGATTGTGGAGGAAAAGTGCCTCGTAGCGGTAGCTGGCGCTGTAAAGTGGTACGGTCATCACTACTTCACTAAGCGAGATGTCTATGGCTAA
- the LOC109398410 gene encoding dnaJ homolog subfamily C member 16: MNIFCPQWKGRRSTAEMLMLVFCGVVVLLTVGIQPSEAAAGTDPYKILGVTKHATLQDIRRAYKQLAKEWHPDKSDHPEAETKFVEIKQAYELLSDSERRKAYDLYGITNEDAHLYKERPDYSSYGRFPDPFEQFFGHNFNFHDQDISLFHRLSITSKYYETNIVPKSHHTPQILMFYSDWCFSCMKAANSFKKMIDTLEPFGVTFATINAGHENQLVRKVGVHSLPCVIMVLDGHNYVYKESVYNTQRVVDFIRQKLPYKLLPPVDDGSIDGFLQGWSDNRVRALIMEPRSQPRLRYLITAFHFRERVAFGFVQLNSPKSQHIQERYKVHPSLDTLLIFNEDSTRPVASISMSDIPTSTLNNIISVNKYLALPRLSSQAMLEGVCPAEWNRPRKRLCVVLVTENTSTHDEARQAMRRIAMESNYSPERVRFAYIYQEKQTEFISALAEHSKLEETMLKVVIIWRKDAKHIKYEWVHEATMESLNRSIENETHELQYNNTKQKLDGAIQRLLRSSEALTYEAEVTDLLDEHAQGLVIRILNKVLLAFEYMTENLGQEHILPALSVVGTIAFILGAGYLMSYLVRIEEENIQKKQSKSPENKNGKVQNYVPELRLHELRAEKYNGLVRLLKPGCRTIVLLTDMQSRNKLIPAFHKAVWPYRKNKTLMFAHMLIEKGIGWYAELLRLSLSESREMKINPRNCIGTVIALNGHRKYFCMYHAKHPESNRGAKRMMKMTRQLSTMPSDPEAGAFLGMDSSDSETSTSDISEPKILLEENLLDGLPNWLDRLFEGTTHRYYINYWPDFTSK; this comes from the exons ATGAACATTTTTTGCCCACAATGGAAGGGCCGCCGATCGACGGCAGAGATGTTGATGCTGGTGTTTTGTGGTGTGGTGGTGTTGTTGACTGTCGGGATACAACCATCGGAGGCAGCGGCCGGAACCGATCCGTACAAAATCCTTGGCGTTACGAAACATGCCACCCTGCAGGACATTCGCCGAGCGTACAAACAGCTGGCTAAGGAATG GCACCCAGACAAATCGGACCACCCGGAGGCGGAAACGAAGTTTGTAGAAATTAAGCAAGCGTATGAGTTGCTGTCGGATTCGGAGCGGCGGAAGGCCTACGATCTGTACGGCATCACAAACGAGGATGCCCATCTGTACAAGGAACGTCCGGACTACAGCAGCTATGGGCGCTTCCCGGATCCGTTCGAGCAGTTCTTCGGGCACAATTTCAATTTCCACGATCAGGACATCAGTCTGTTCCATCGGTTATCGATCACGTCCAAGTACTACGAAACGAATATCGTCCCGAAGAGTCACCACACGCCGCAGATcctgatgttttactcggattggtgtttctcctgtatgaaggcggccaattccttcaaaaagatGATCGATACGCTGGAGCCGTTCGGGGTAACTTTTGCGACGATCAACGCCGGCCACGAGAATCAGCTGGTCAGGAAGGTGGGCGTTCATTCGTTGCCTTGCGTGATCATGGTTCTGGACGGACACAACTACGTCTACAAAGAGAGCGTGTACAATACGCAGCGGGTCGTGGATTTCATCCGGCAAAAGCTCCCGTACAAACTGCTGCCGCCGGTTGATGACGGTTCGAtcgatggattccttcaggggtggTCCGACAACCGGGTTCGAGCGTTGATCATGGAACCCCGGTCGCAGCCACGGCTTCGTTATCTGATCACGGCGTTCCACTTCCGGGAACGGGTGGCATTCGGGTTCGTGCAGCTGAACTCGCCCAAATCGCAACACATTCAGGAGCGATACAAG GTGCATCCTTCGCTGGACACGCTGCTGATCTTCAACGAAGACTCCACCCGTCCGGTGGCGTCCATCTCGATGTCGGACATTCCGACGTCCACGCTGAACAACATCATCTCCGTCAACAAATACCTAGCTCTTCCACGCCTATCCTCGCAAGCCATGCTGGAAGGTGTCTGCCCAGCCGAATGGAACCGCCCCCGGAAACGGCTGTGCGTGGTTCTGGTCACGGAGAACACCTCAACGCACGACGAAGCCCGACAAGCGATGCGCCGAATCGCCATGGAGTCCAACTACAGTCCGGAGCGGGTCCGCTTCGCGTACATCTACCAGGAAAAGCAAACGGAGTTCATCAGTGCCCTGGCCGAGCACAGCAAGCTAGAGGAGACGATGCTGAAAGTGGTCATCATCTGGCGCAAGGACGCCAAACATATCAAGTACGAGTGGGTCCACGAGGCCACCATGGAGTCGCTGAACAGGAGCATCGAGAACGAAACGCACGAGCTCCAGTACAACAACACCAAGCAGAAGCTGGACGGTGCGATCCAGCGGCTGTTGCGGTCGTCCGAGGCGTTGACTTACGAGGCGGAAGTGACG GACCTCCTAGACGAGCACGCCCAAGGACTGGTGATCCGCATCCTGAACAAGGTCCTGCTGGCGTTCGAATACATGACCGAGAACCTGGGCCAGGAACATATCCTACCGGCTTTGTCCGTGGTGGGAACAATCGCCTTCATCCTCGGTGCCGGTTACCTGATGTCCTATCTGGTCCGAATCGAGGAGGAAAACATCCAAAAGAAGCAGTCCAAATCGCCGGAGAACAAAAACG GAAAAGTTCAGAACTATGTTCCGGAGTTGCGGCTTCATGAGCTGCGCGCGGAGAAGTACAACGGATTGGTCCGGCTGCTGAAACCCGGCTGCCGGACGATCGTCCTGCTGACGGACATGCAGTCCCGCAACAAGCTGATTCCGGCCTTCCACAAAGCGGTGTGGCCTTACCGGAA GAACAAAACCCTCATGTTCGCCCACATGCTTATCGAGAAGGGAATCGGTTGGTATGCGGAACTCCTGAGGCTATCGCTGTCCGAGTCCCGGGAGATGAAGATCAACCCGAGGAACTGCATCGGGACGGTCATAGCGCTCAACGGACACCGGAAGTACTTCTGTATGTACCACGCCAAACATCCGGAGTCGAACCGGGGTGCCAAG CGCATGATGAAGATGACCCGGCAGCTGAGCACGATGCCCTCGGACCCGGAAGCCGGTGCCTTCCTGGGGATGGACAGCTCCGACTCGGAGACCAGCACGTCCGACATCTCCGAGCCGAAGATCCTGCTCGAGGAGAACCTCCTCGACGGGCTGCCCAACTGGCTGGATCGTCTGTTCGAGGGTACCACCCATCGGTACTACATTAACTATTGGCCTGATTTCACCTCGAAATAG